In the Flavisolibacter tropicus genome, one interval contains:
- a CDS encoding magnesium chelatase — protein MVPDIKHINTLGELKEAGYKTKSIKDEVRQNLIKKLQGKEETFPGIIGYEDSVIPDVERALLSKHNILFLGLRGQAKTRMARQMTELLDEYIPIIAGSEVNDDPLQPLSKYAKDLINERGDATPIEWVHRSQRYGEKLATPDVSVADLIGDIDPIKAANLRLSFADERVIHFGIIPKSNRGIFVINELPDLQARIQVALFNILEEGDVQIRGFKLRLPLDILFVFTANPEDYTNRGSIVTPLKDRIQSQILTHYPKSLEQALAITEQEASIEDVQKEIVQVSDLVKRLIEQVAFEARASEFVDKKSGVSARLTISAFENAVSAAERRSIVHGDQQTHVWISDLIGIIPSITGKIELVYEGEQEGPYQVAMNLLDKSIRTNFVQYFPNPETLKKRASRKGETPQVVYNPYRSIINWFDKGNHINLFFSAKDQDKINQLYAVDGLFALVKKTFSHANEKEAALLMEFVLHGLASYSLISKKILENAVEFKDLMGSMFNMQSSSSLDDEEEEDFN, from the coding sequence GTGGTTCCAGACATTAAACATATAAATACGTTAGGCGAACTGAAAGAAGCTGGTTATAAAACCAAGAGCATAAAGGATGAAGTACGTCAAAACCTCATTAAAAAATTACAGGGTAAAGAAGAAACCTTCCCTGGTATTATCGGTTATGAAGACAGTGTTATTCCCGATGTGGAGCGGGCGTTACTAAGTAAGCACAATATTTTATTTCTTGGATTAAGGGGACAAGCCAAAACGCGAATGGCGCGCCAAATGACCGAATTGTTAGATGAATACATTCCCATTATAGCAGGTAGCGAAGTAAACGACGACCCATTGCAGCCGCTATCCAAATATGCCAAAGACCTTATCAATGAAAGAGGCGACGCTACACCAATTGAATGGGTGCACCGCAGTCAACGCTATGGCGAGAAGCTGGCAACTCCAGACGTAAGTGTTGCTGATTTGATTGGCGATATTGATCCTATAAAAGCGGCCAACCTACGCTTAAGCTTTGCGGATGAACGTGTGATTCACTTTGGCATTATTCCCAAAAGCAACAGAGGCATTTTTGTTATCAATGAATTGCCCGACTTACAAGCACGCATTCAAGTGGCCTTGTTCAATATTCTTGAAGAAGGAGATGTACAGATCCGTGGTTTCAAGCTACGCCTGCCATTAGATATCTTATTTGTGTTTACGGCTAACCCGGAAGATTATACGAACAGGGGTTCTATTGTTACGCCCCTTAAAGACCGTATACAGAGCCAGATTCTTACACACTATCCAAAGTCACTGGAACAGGCCTTGGCCATTACAGAACAGGAGGCCTCTATTGAAGATGTACAAAAAGAAATAGTACAGGTTAGCGACCTGGTAAAACGTCTGATAGAGCAAGTAGCTTTTGAAGCCCGCGCTAGTGAGTTTGTTGACAAGAAAAGTGGGGTTAGTGCTCGCTTAACTATTTCTGCCTTTGAAAATGCTGTAAGTGCTGCAGAACGCCGGTCAATTGTTCATGGCGATCAGCAAACGCATGTTTGGATCTCAGACCTGATTGGTATCATTCCCTCAATTACCGGTAAAATTGAACTAGTGTATGAAGGCGAACAGGAAGGCCCTTACCAGGTAGCTATGAACCTGTTGGACAAATCGATACGCACCAACTTTGTGCAATACTTCCCTAATCCGGAAACCTTGAAGAAAAGAGCTTCCCGCAAAGGTGAAACACCACAAGTGGTTTATAATCCCTATCGTTCTATCATTAATTGGTTTGACAAGGGTAATCATATTAACCTATTCTTCTCAGCCAAAGATCAGGATAAGATCAATCAGCTATATGCGGTGGATGGCTTATTTGCCTTGGTAAAGAAAACCTTCAGTCATGCCAATGAAAAAGAAGCGGCCTTACTCATGGAGTTTGTTTTACACGGACTGGCCTCTTATTCTTTGATTAGCAAAAAGATCCTGGAAAATGCGGTTGAATTTAAAGACCTGATGGGAAGTATGTTCAATATGCAATCATCTTCTTCGCTTGATGATGAAGAGGAAGAAGATTTCAATTAA
- a CDS encoding NAD(P)H-binding protein, producing MATTKTATIIGATGLIGGHLLELLQQDNYYHTIRVLVRRPIENKDPKTEVKLIDFTDEESFKLGIYGSDTVFVAVGTTQQKERGDKEAYRKVDYDIPVKAARLCQETECPQLLLISSVGANPKASNFYLQLKGEVEEAVKALNLPSVSVFRPSLLLGNRQEKRAGEKIAQAVMPFLALGMFGELSKYKPIHSADVAKAMMLTAKEQKPGFNILEYQQIKALARQ from the coding sequence ATGGCGACTACAAAAACAGCAACTATAATTGGAGCTACAGGGCTTATAGGAGGCCACTTGTTAGAATTGTTGCAACAAGACAACTATTATCATACCATTCGCGTATTGGTTCGTCGCCCAATAGAAAACAAAGATCCTAAAACAGAGGTGAAGCTAATTGACTTTACGGATGAAGAATCCTTTAAATTGGGTATATATGGCAGCGATACGGTGTTTGTTGCTGTTGGCACCACCCAGCAAAAAGAAAGAGGCGATAAAGAAGCTTACCGCAAAGTAGATTATGATATTCCAGTGAAAGCTGCTCGTCTCTGCCAGGAAACAGAATGTCCTCAATTATTATTGATCTCCTCAGTAGGTGCTAACCCTAAGGCCAGTAACTTCTACTTGCAACTAAAGGGTGAAGTGGAAGAAGCAGTAAAGGCACTGAATCTGCCCAGTGTTTCTGTTTTCAGGCCATCATTATTATTAGGTAACCGGCAGGAAAAACGTGCTGGTGAAAAAATAGCGCAAGCCGTTATGCCCTTTTTAGCATTGGGTATGTTTGGTGAATTAAGCAAGTACAAACCCATACATTCCGCAGACGTGGCCAAGGCCATGATGCTTACCGCTAAAGAACAAAAGCCAGGCTTCAATATCCTCGAGTACCAACAGATAAAAGCACTAGCCAGGCAATAA
- a CDS encoding vWA domain-containing protein, which produces MLGFQFSKFDPRANGQSRFEQLLNLFMQLLTYTSGDVGEALQWLNELDRQYELTNQEYGIGDFIDELKDKGYITDDNERGEIKITPKTEQGIRKRSLEEIFGKLKKTKQGDHDTKKPGLGDEVSPETRPFQFGDMLEQIDFTESIRNAQINHGLDAFTMQEDDLQIRETDFKSQTSTVLMIDISHSMILYGEDRITPAKKVAMALSELITTKYPKDTLDIVVFGNDAWPVEIKDLPYLQVGPYHTNTVAGLELALDILRRRKNPNKQIFMITDGKPTCLKIGKRYYKNSFGLDRKVTTRCMNLAAQCKKLKIPITTFMIASDPYLQRFVQEFTETNNGKAFFASLDRLGAFIFKDFESGKRKTVY; this is translated from the coding sequence ATGCTAGGATTTCAATTTTCAAAGTTTGATCCCCGCGCAAATGGTCAGTCGAGATTTGAACAATTGCTAAACCTCTTCATGCAACTGCTGACCTATACAAGTGGTGACGTAGGCGAAGCCCTTCAATGGTTAAATGAACTGGACCGGCAGTATGAGTTGACCAACCAGGAATACGGTATTGGCGACTTTATTGATGAGCTCAAAGACAAAGGTTACATCACAGACGATAATGAAAGGGGAGAAATAAAAATCACTCCAAAAACAGAACAAGGTATACGTAAGCGTAGCCTGGAAGAGATATTTGGTAAGCTGAAGAAAACAAAGCAGGGCGATCATGACACCAAGAAACCGGGATTAGGTGATGAAGTAAGTCCAGAGACCAGACCGTTCCAGTTTGGGGATATGTTAGAACAGATTGACTTTACAGAATCGATCCGAAACGCGCAGATCAACCATGGCCTTGATGCGTTTACGATGCAGGAGGATGATCTGCAGATCAGGGAAACGGATTTTAAATCCCAAACCTCAACAGTTTTAATGATCGACATCTCCCACTCCATGATTCTTTATGGCGAAGACCGGATTACACCTGCCAAAAAAGTAGCCATGGCCTTGAGTGAGTTGATCACTACTAAATACCCCAAAGACACATTGGATATCGTTGTCTTTGGTAACGATGCATGGCCAGTAGAAATCAAAGACCTTCCCTATTTACAAGTGGGTCCTTATCATACCAATACGGTAGCAGGCCTGGAGCTAGCCTTGGATATTTTGCGCCGGCGTAAAAATCCCAATAAACAGATCTTCATGATCACTGATGGCAAGCCCACCTGTTTGAAAATTGGTAAACGCTATTACAAAAACAGCTTTGGTCTGGACCGGAAAGTAACTACTCGTTGTATGAACCTGGCGGCCCAGTGCAAGAAGCTAAAAATACCAATAACCACCTTCATGATTGCATCAGACCCCTATTTACAGCGGTTTGTGCAAGAATTTACAGAAACCAATAACGGTAAGGCCTTCTTTGCCTCTTTAGATCGCTTGGGAGCTTTCATCTTCAAGGATTTTGAAAGCGGCAAGAGAAAGACCGTTTATTAA
- the murB gene encoding UDP-N-acetylmuramate dehydrogenase: MQIRENISLQPYNTFGLDANARYFAPFETIDELTTLLNYKLPATTPRLILGGGSNILLTRDFDGLVLKNEVGGIEVVKEDEEYVYVKVGAGINWHEFVLYCIGRNYAGVENLSLIPGNCGASPMQNIGAYGIEIKDVFHELEAFHIGDLVVKNFSLEECEFGYRESVFKRQYKGQFVITSVTYRLRKHPVFNTSYGAINQELERMGVKELSIQAISQAVINIRTSKLPDWREVGNAGSFFKNPQVPNAKYDELKQAFPTIIGYPQGNGTKLAAGWLIEQCGWKGYRKGDAGCYPKQALVLVNYGKATGGEVYALSEEILQSVKEKFGVLLEREVNVI; the protein is encoded by the coding sequence ATGCAAATACGTGAAAATATCTCCCTTCAACCCTATAATACCTTTGGCTTAGACGCCAATGCCCGCTACTTTGCTCCCTTTGAAACAATAGACGAGCTTACCACATTATTAAATTACAAACTACCTGCCACAACCCCTAGACTTATTCTTGGCGGCGGTAGTAATATTTTATTGACGAGAGACTTTGATGGACTGGTGTTGAAAAACGAGGTGGGTGGTATAGAAGTGGTAAAGGAAGATGAGGAATATGTTTATGTCAAAGTGGGTGCGGGTATCAACTGGCATGAGTTTGTGCTGTATTGCATTGGAAGGAATTATGCGGGTGTAGAAAACCTGTCCCTTATTCCGGGTAATTGTGGCGCATCGCCCATGCAGAATATTGGTGCGTATGGCATAGAGATTAAAGATGTGTTTCATGAACTGGAGGCCTTTCATATAGGTGATCTAGTCGTTAAAAACTTCTCATTGGAAGAATGTGAGTTTGGATATCGTGAGAGTGTCTTTAAGCGACAGTACAAGGGTCAATTTGTGATTACATCAGTAACATACCGCTTACGCAAACATCCAGTATTCAATACGTCATATGGCGCTATTAACCAGGAACTGGAGCGGATGGGAGTGAAGGAGTTGAGTATACAAGCTATTTCACAGGCGGTGATTAATATCCGTACTTCCAAATTGCCAGACTGGCGTGAAGTAGGGAATGCGGGCTCTTTCTTCAAAAACCCGCAAGTACCTAATGCAAAGTATGATGAACTAAAGCAGGCCTTCCCAACCATAATAGGCTATCCGCAAGGTAATGGAACTAAACTAGCTGCTGGTTGGCTGATAGAGCAATGCGGTTGGAAAGGATATCGTAAGGGGGATGCAGGCTGTTATCCTAAGCAGGCGCTGGTTTTAGTGAATTATGGAAAAGCCACTGGCGGTGAGGTGTATGCGCTAAGCGAGGAGATCCTGCAATCTGTTAAGGAAAAGTTTGGGGTATTATTAGAGCGGGAAGTGAATGTTATTTAA
- a CDS encoding GxxExxY protein translates to MEDYKYRDITEKIIGAAMRVHGTLGNGFQEVIYQRALEIEFQDVNLRFTRELEMPVYYKGQQVGERRVDFYVEEKIMVELKAIIQLENVHLAQAKNYLEAYNMEVGLLLNFGAASLQFKRLKNPKFIETTFLPNP, encoded by the coding sequence ATGGAAGACTATAAATACAGGGATATAACGGAAAAGATTATTGGAGCTGCAATGCGTGTTCATGGAACATTGGGTAATGGCTTTCAGGAGGTTATTTATCAAAGAGCTTTAGAAATTGAATTCCAAGATGTTAATTTGAGGTTTACCCGAGAGTTGGAAATGCCAGTTTATTATAAAGGGCAACAAGTAGGTGAGCGCCGGGTAGATTTTTATGTAGAGGAAAAGATTATGGTTGAATTGAAAGCAATTATCCAATTAGAAAATGTTCATTTGGCTCAGGCCAAGAATTATTTAGAGGCATATAACATGGAAGTTGGGCTGCTGCTTAATTTTGGGGCAGCAAGTTTGCAATTCAAAAGGTTGAAAAATCCAAAGTTTATAGAAACAACTTTTCTACCTAATCCCTAA
- a CDS encoding lysophospholipid acyltransferase family protein has translation MRWLIKPFQLLYCIYALLLFVALMLIVFPFAILSSFFGRINGGNMLYRLCMVWADLWFPLVGIFHKNIYEQPLRKGASYVFVTNHTSYLDAAIIPKAVRQPVRPLGKVEMAKVPIFGYIYKNAIVTVDRSSAENRSKSVRILRSVLSKGVSILFFPEGTFNESGKPLKSFYDGAFRIAIETKTPIKPVLYVDAYERLHPHNIFSLTPGKNRVVFLPEIPTENLTNKDIAALKQQVYDLMDTKLREYGASWIV, from the coding sequence ATGCGCTGGCTAATCAAACCATTTCAACTTTTATATTGCATCTATGCCTTATTGCTATTTGTAGCATTGATGCTGATTGTTTTTCCGTTTGCCATCCTTTCTTCATTTTTTGGAAGGATCAATGGTGGCAATATGCTGTACCGCCTTTGTATGGTTTGGGCCGACCTGTGGTTTCCGCTGGTAGGCATCTTCCATAAGAATATATATGAGCAGCCTTTACGAAAAGGCGCTTCTTATGTATTTGTAACCAATCATACATCCTATTTAGACGCCGCTATCATTCCTAAGGCGGTTCGCCAGCCGGTACGTCCATTAGGGAAAGTGGAGATGGCTAAAGTGCCCATCTTTGGCTACATCTATAAGAATGCGATAGTAACAGTGGACCGTAGTTCCGCGGAGAACCGCTCTAAAAGTGTGCGTATACTACGGTCGGTATTAAGTAAAGGGGTTTCCATTCTCTTTTTTCCCGAGGGTACTTTTAATGAATCCGGTAAACCGTTAAAGTCGTTCTATGATGGTGCTTTTCGTATTGCTATAGAGACTAAAACTCCCATTAAACCAGTGCTTTATGTAGACGCTTACGAGCGATTGCATCCTCATAATATCTTTTCTTTAACGCCAGGGAAAAACCGTGTTGTGTTTCTTCCAGAAATTCCAACGGAGAATCTAACGAATAAGGATATTGCTGCATTAAAGCAGCAGGTGTATGATTTAATGGATACTAAGCTTCGCGAATACGGTGCTTCATGGATTGTCTGA
- the priA gene encoding replication restart helicase PriA codes for MYAEIIIPLALPKNYTWEIPDHLLANLKPGCRVEVNLGKNKKYAGIVKRIHADRPQSFEPKEIINVLDATPVIQPFQLQLWEWLASYYMCSEGEVMAAALPSHFKLSSETVLVFNEEYGEDFSALDNEEYLIAEALLMKHELRLNEVQLILDSSHVYPVVNRLIGKKVCFVWESLKQTYAPKKETFVLLNPEYDNEEKLSELLNNWSRAPKQMELLLSYLHLMKTEGEVSKPDLLKKSNATDAQLKGLVEKNILRTEKRAIDRLHYLPKDVNIDFELSPAQSEAFEKVKQSLEVKNVCLLHGVTSSGKTQLYIKLIEQVIRQGKQVLYMLPEIALTAQIIRRLQKFFGGYIGIYHSKFNHNERVEIWNKVKSGEMKVVLGARSSLFMPYQNLGLIICDEEHDGSYKQQDPAPRYNARDAAIYLGGLTGAKVLLGSATPCLESYHNAKTDKYGLVELMERYGDVKQPTIQMIDLRAVPRKPGEKVMFSMQLMESIKATVARGKQVILFQNRRGYSPYQTCTVCGWIAQCKHCDVSLTYHKFSNKLKCHYCGNIYPPVHTCMACGSDKLVQRSFGTERIEEVLDKDLDGVKIGRMDFDAIRNKNAHDVLIQQFEQKKVDVLVGTQMVVKGLDFDNVELVGILDADALVHFADFRVNERAFQLMEQVSGRAGRRDGKGMVMIQTSLPNHPVLQQVARHDFVGMYVEEIEKRKQFFYPPYSRIIQVHFKHKERDVVQDAAHRFTQSMDPAYGQYLVGPAEPVINRVRNLYLMELLIKLPRDSQLIAKCKQDIQKYIAVLHNEKRFRNVLLVPDVDAI; via the coding sequence ATGTACGCCGAAATTATCATACCGCTGGCCCTCCCGAAAAACTATACCTGGGAAATTCCTGATCATTTATTGGCCAACCTGAAACCAGGTTGCCGCGTAGAAGTAAATCTAGGGAAGAATAAAAAATACGCCGGTATTGTTAAGCGCATACATGCCGATAGGCCACAAAGTTTTGAGCCGAAAGAGATCATCAACGTTTTAGATGCTACGCCTGTTATTCAACCCTTCCAGCTGCAATTATGGGAATGGCTGGCATCTTATTATATGTGTTCAGAAGGTGAGGTGATGGCAGCAGCTTTACCTTCTCACTTCAAACTTTCCAGCGAGACGGTTCTCGTTTTCAATGAAGAATATGGTGAAGACTTCTCCGCATTGGATAACGAAGAATACCTTATAGCGGAAGCCTTGCTGATGAAGCACGAGTTACGACTCAATGAAGTACAATTGATCCTGGATTCCTCCCACGTGTATCCGGTAGTAAACCGGTTAATTGGAAAGAAGGTGTGTTTTGTGTGGGAGTCGCTAAAGCAAACCTATGCTCCCAAGAAGGAAACCTTTGTGCTGCTCAATCCGGAATACGATAATGAAGAAAAGCTTTCAGAGCTATTAAATAACTGGAGCCGCGCGCCTAAGCAGATGGAGCTTTTACTAAGCTACCTGCACCTGATGAAAACAGAAGGAGAGGTGAGCAAACCTGACCTATTAAAGAAATCCAATGCTACCGATGCGCAGTTAAAAGGCTTGGTAGAGAAGAACATTCTAAGGACAGAGAAGCGTGCTATCGATCGATTGCACTACCTGCCAAAAGATGTAAATATTGATTTTGAACTTTCACCAGCGCAAAGCGAGGCTTTTGAAAAAGTGAAACAGTCCCTGGAAGTAAAGAATGTATGTTTACTACATGGCGTAACATCTAGCGGAAAGACACAATTATACATCAAGCTCATAGAGCAAGTGATCCGCCAGGGAAAGCAAGTGTTGTATATGCTACCGGAAATAGCACTAACGGCACAGATCATCCGCCGGTTGCAGAAATTCTTTGGTGGTTATATTGGTATTTATCACTCCAAGTTCAATCATAACGAACGGGTAGAAATATGGAATAAGGTAAAGAGTGGCGAGATGAAAGTGGTACTGGGTGCCCGTTCTTCCTTGTTCATGCCCTATCAGAACCTTGGCCTGATCATTTGCGACGAAGAGCATGATGGCTCTTACAAGCAACAAGACCCTGCACCCCGCTACAATGCCCGTGATGCGGCTATTTACTTGGGAGGCTTAACAGGGGCTAAAGTATTATTAGGAAGTGCAACACCTTGTTTGGAATCTTACCACAATGCCAAAACGGATAAGTATGGCCTGGTGGAACTGATGGAGCGTTATGGCGACGTGAAGCAGCCTACCATTCAGATGATTGACCTGCGCGCTGTGCCTAGAAAGCCAGGCGAGAAAGTCATGTTCTCCATGCAGCTAATGGAATCCATTAAAGCTACTGTGGCCCGTGGTAAGCAGGTGATCTTATTTCAAAACCGTAGAGGATACTCGCCATACCAGACCTGTACGGTATGTGGTTGGATAGCACAGTGTAAGCATTGTGATGTATCGCTTACTTACCATAAGTTCTCCAATAAGCTAAAGTGTCACTATTGCGGTAATATTTATCCGCCGGTGCATACCTGCATGGCCTGTGGCAGCGATAAACTGGTACAACGCAGTTTTGGTACCGAGCGTATTGAAGAAGTGTTGGATAAAGACCTGGACGGTGTTAAAATAGGACGGATGGATTTTGATGCCATTCGTAATAAGAACGCGCATGATGTGCTTATACAGCAGTTTGAGCAGAAGAAGGTTGATGTGTTGGTGGGCACGCAGATGGTAGTGAAGGGACTAGATTTTGATAATGTAGAGCTGGTAGGCATCTTAGATGCCGATGCGTTAGTGCACTTTGCTGACTTCCGTGTGAACGAACGAGCCTTTCAGTTGATGGAGCAGGTGAGTGGGCGTGCCGGCCGGCGCGATGGAAAGGGAATGGTGATGATTCAGACCTCGCTTCCTAACCATCCGGTGTTACAGCAGGTAGCGCGCCATGATTTTGTAGGTATGTATGTAGAAGAGATTGAAAAGCGCAAACAATTCTTTTATCCTCCTTACTCACGGATTATCCAAGTTCACTTCAAGCACAAGGAACGCGATGTGGTGCAAGATGCTGCACATCGGTTTACCCAATCTATGGATCCTGCTTACGGACAATACCTAGTAGGTCCTGCCGAACCAGTGATCAACCGTGTACGCAATTTATATTTAATGGAGTTGTTGATAAAGCTTCCCCGCGACAGCCAATTGATTGCCAAGTGTAAACAAGATATTCAGAAATACATAGCGGTGCTACACAATGAAAAGCGCTTCCGAAATGTATTGCTTGTTCCAGATGTAGATGCTATATAA